The Lactobacillus sp. ESL0680 genome has a segment encoding these proteins:
- the topA gene encoding type I DNA topoisomerase, whose translation MPTKSKKRKSKKTLVIVESPAKAKTIEKYLGRNYRVIASKGHIRDLPKSQMGIDFDNDYKPKYISIRGKGDTIKELKSEAKKAKDVYLASDPDREGEAIAWHVAHALNLDDTAKNRVTFNEVTKDAVKESFKHPRAIDMDTVNAQQARRILDRIVGYSLSPILWDKVKKGLSAGRVQSVALKLVIDREKEIKNFKPEEYWTIDAEFKKDQKAFKSQFWGVDGKKKELPNNEAVQDVLAKIDKKQPFNVIKVVARERRRQPAAPFTTSTMQQEANKRLNYRTRRTMSIAQQLYEGISLGKEGTVGLITYMRTDSKRTSPIAQAEASKFLNEKYGKEYAAKGQRHFKNAQDAQDAHEAIRPTSIYRTPESLKDVLTTEQYRLYKLIWSRFLASEMTPAVYDTVRADIEQNGVTFRTTGSKMKFPGFTKVYDNQQENNVELPDLNEGDQVKLVKSDNKQHFTLPPARYTEASLVRSLEENGVGRPSTYAPTIDTIQRRYYVKLEGKAIVPTELGEIVDDLIEKFFPDIVNVDFTAQLENDLDSVEEGKKDWVKVIDEYYHPFKKELDKADADIKKVQIKDEPAGFNCDICGAPMVIKMGRYGKFYACSRFPDCRNTKAIVKKIGVTCPKCGKGDVVEKKSKRNRKFFGCSRYPECDFVSWDKPINRNCPNDGHFLVEKKNKKGLVVLCPNGDYKEEPKDEGAVKES comes from the coding sequence ATGCCTACTAAGTCAAAGAAACGTAAAAGTAAAAAAACATTAGTTATAGTAGAATCGCCGGCAAAGGCCAAGACGATTGAAAAATATTTAGGTCGTAATTATCGTGTAATTGCTTCTAAAGGACATATTCGCGATTTGCCCAAGTCACAAATGGGCATTGATTTTGACAATGATTACAAGCCAAAATATATTTCGATTCGCGGCAAAGGCGACACAATTAAGGAATTAAAGTCGGAAGCTAAGAAGGCCAAAGATGTGTATCTGGCATCCGACCCCGATCGTGAAGGAGAAGCAATCGCGTGGCATGTTGCTCATGCGTTAAACTTAGACGATACGGCCAAGAACCGGGTAACTTTTAATGAGGTTACCAAGGATGCCGTTAAGGAAAGCTTTAAGCATCCCCGGGCAATTGATATGGATACGGTTAATGCCCAGCAGGCACGGCGGATTCTTGACCGAATAGTGGGTTATTCACTATCCCCGATTTTATGGGATAAGGTTAAGAAGGGCTTGAGTGCTGGCCGGGTACAGTCAGTTGCCTTAAAATTGGTAATTGACCGCGAAAAGGAAATCAAGAACTTCAAGCCGGAAGAGTATTGGACAATTGATGCCGAATTTAAAAAGGATCAGAAAGCTTTCAAGTCACAATTTTGGGGTGTTGACGGCAAAAAGAAGGAACTGCCAAATAATGAGGCCGTTCAGGACGTTTTAGCCAAAATCGATAAGAAACAGCCGTTTAATGTCATTAAAGTCGTTGCCCGTGAACGGCGCCGGCAGCCTGCTGCACCATTTACAACTTCGACAATGCAGCAGGAAGCCAATAAGCGGCTTAATTACCGGACAAGACGGACAATGAGTATTGCCCAACAGCTCTATGAAGGAATTAGCTTGGGTAAAGAAGGAACAGTTGGTTTAATTACCTATATGAGAACCGACTCTAAGCGGACATCACCGATTGCGCAAGCTGAGGCATCCAAGTTTTTAAATGAAAAATATGGTAAGGAATATGCCGCAAAGGGTCAGCGGCACTTCAAGAATGCTCAAGATGCCCAAGATGCCCATGAGGCAATTAGACCTACCAGTATTTATCGGACACCGGAATCGCTTAAAGATGTTTTAACCACTGAGCAATACCGGCTGTATAAGTTAATTTGGTCACGCTTTTTGGCTAGTGAAATGACACCAGCTGTTTATGACACAGTCAGAGCTGATATTGAGCAAAATGGTGTTACTTTCAGAACAACTGGTTCGAAGATGAAGTTTCCTGGATTTACCAAGGTTTACGATAATCAACAGGAAAACAATGTCGAATTGCCAGATTTAAATGAAGGCGATCAAGTTAAGTTAGTTAAGTCGGATAACAAGCAGCACTTTACGTTGCCGCCAGCACGATACACTGAAGCTAGCTTGGTTCGTTCACTTGAAGAGAATGGCGTCGGCCGGCCATCGACATACGCACCAACCATTGATACGATTCAAAGACGCTATTATGTCAAACTTGAGGGTAAGGCAATTGTCCCAACAGAATTAGGTGAAATTGTTGATGACTTAATTGAGAAGTTCTTCCCTGACATTGTTAACGTTGATTTTACCGCGCAATTGGAAAATGACCTCGATAGTGTCGAAGAGGGTAAGAAAGATTGGGTCAAGGTCATTGACGAGTATTACCACCCATTCAAAAAGGAGCTTGATAAGGCAGATGCCGATATTAAGAAGGTTCAGATTAAGGATGAACCGGCTGGTTTTAACTGCGACATCTGCGGGGCACCAATGGTCATTAAGATGGGCCGGTACGGTAAGTTCTATGCTTGCTCGCGCTTCCCTGATTGCCGTAATACCAAGGCAATTGTGAAGAAGATTGGTGTCACTTGTCCGAAATGTGGCAAGGGGGATGTTGTCGAAAAGAAATCTAAGCGTAACCGTAAATTCTTTGGCTGTTCCCGTTATCCAGAATGTGACTTTGTCTCATGGGATAAACCGATAAACCGCAATTGTCCTAATGATGGTCACTTTTTGGTTGAAAAGAAAAACAAAAAAGGCCTGGTTGTTCTTTGTCCTAACGGCGACTATAAGGAAGAGCCTAAGGATGAAGGCGCTGTAAAAGAAAGTTAA
- the trmFO gene encoding methylenetetrahydrofolate--tRNA-(uracil(54)-C(5))-methyltransferase (FADH(2)-oxidizing) TrmFO: MPKNVTVIGGGLAGSEATWQLAKRGIQVDLYEMRPTKLTPAHKTGNFAELVCTNSMRSNQLSNAVGLLKEEMRQLDSLILEAADKTQVPAGGALAVDRDKFSEYVTEKLHSLPNVTFHDEEITAIPQDGITVIATGPLTSDALAGQIQQFSGTDSLHFFDAAAPIVAADSIDQDIVYKKSRYDRGEAAYLNCPMTKEEYDRFAQELVNAETAEMHGFENSDVFEGCMPIEVMAARGSKTMLFGPLKPVGLEDPHTGKTPYAVVQLRQDNASASMYNIVGFQTHLKYGEQKRVFSMIPGLADARFVRYGKMHRNTYMASPEVLTASYEAKKQPGLFFAGQMTGVEGYVESAGSGLVAGINAARRAMSEDTVAFPKVTALGSMANYVTTTSAKHFQPMNASFALIPGLEGKKIRNKRERHEKISERGLASLAKFKEEVLG; this comes from the coding sequence ATGCCTAAAAATGTAACAGTAATTGGTGGTGGACTTGCCGGTAGTGAGGCAACCTGGCAGTTAGCAAAGCGTGGAATCCAGGTTGACCTGTACGAAATGCGACCTACAAAGTTAACGCCAGCACATAAGACTGGCAACTTTGCGGAATTAGTCTGCACCAACTCGATGCGGTCCAACCAGTTGTCAAATGCCGTTGGCTTGTTAAAAGAAGAAATGCGGCAGTTAGACTCACTTATTTTGGAAGCTGCTGACAAGACACAGGTTCCTGCTGGCGGTGCATTAGCCGTTGATCGGGATAAATTTAGCGAGTATGTCACTGAAAAGTTACACTCACTGCCTAATGTGACCTTTCATGATGAAGAAATCACGGCTATTCCTCAAGATGGAATTACAGTGATTGCAACAGGACCACTAACAAGTGATGCTTTAGCTGGTCAAATTCAGCAATTTTCTGGAACTGACAGCCTGCACTTTTTTGATGCGGCAGCACCAATTGTGGCTGCTGATTCGATCGATCAAGACATTGTTTATAAAAAGTCACGCTATGACCGCGGGGAAGCTGCTTATCTGAACTGCCCAATGACTAAAGAAGAATATGATCGCTTTGCTCAAGAATTGGTTAATGCGGAAACTGCGGAAATGCACGGCTTTGAAAATAGTGATGTGTTTGAGGGCTGTATGCCAATAGAGGTTATGGCTGCTCGGGGAAGCAAAACCATGTTGTTCGGTCCTTTGAAGCCAGTTGGTCTGGAAGACCCGCATACTGGTAAGACACCATATGCTGTTGTTCAATTGCGGCAAGATAATGCTTCTGCTTCGATGTATAATATTGTTGGCTTTCAAACTCACTTAAAATACGGTGAGCAAAAGCGGGTCTTTTCAATGATTCCGGGATTAGCCGATGCGCGGTTTGTCCGTTATGGTAAAATGCACCGCAATACTTATATGGCTTCACCAGAGGTCTTAACTGCCAGTTACGAAGCTAAAAAGCAACCGGGGTTGTTCTTTGCCGGTCAAATGACTGGGGTTGAAGGCTATGTTGAAAGTGCCGGCAGTGGTTTGGTTGCTGGAATTAATGCCGCTAGACGGGCGATGAGTGAAGATACTGTTGCCTTTCCTAAAGTGACAGCACTTGGTTCAATGGCTAATTACGTCACTACAACTAGTGCGAAGCATTTTCAGCCAATGAATGCCAGCTTTGCCCTTATTCCGGGGCTTGAAGGTAAAAAAATCCGGAATAAGCGTGAACGGCACGAAAAGATTAGTGAACGTGGTTTAGCAAGTTTGGCTAAATTTAAAGAGGAAGTCTTGGGTTAA
- the xerC gene encoding tyrosine recombinase XerC has translation MSTQDQELQSFISYLQNERHYSSKTIKSYQTDLLEAKAFWQANGGFVSWQKISERDVEIFLQSLAERNLTRTTQARKMSSLRSFYRFLVRRKVVKVNPTQTITLRKKNRKLPQFFYTPEMKQVFATLTATDPLTERNLAMFELFYTTGMRVSEVSELKIGQLDLDLKVILVHGKGNKDRYVAFDEQTKTALVQYLTDARPQLLGQQDDTQTVFLNNQGHPITPRGIEYVMQKVFNKAGVSGKVHPHELRHSFATAMLNNGADLRSVQELLGHANLSTTQIYTHVTMSHLQANYEQFFTRNNQKDEAK, from the coding sequence ATGTCAACGCAGGATCAAGAATTGCAAAGCTTTATTTCTTATTTGCAAAATGAGCGGCATTACAGCAGCAAAACGATTAAGTCTTACCAAACTGATTTGCTTGAGGCAAAGGCATTTTGGCAGGCTAATGGTGGTTTTGTGTCGTGGCAAAAGATTAGTGAACGTGATGTTGAGATTTTTTTACAAAGTCTTGCAGAGCGAAACTTAACGCGAACGACACAAGCGCGGAAGATGTCTAGCTTACGGTCATTTTATCGTTTTTTAGTGCGACGTAAGGTTGTCAAGGTTAATCCAACACAGACGATTACGCTGCGCAAAAAGAACCGTAAGCTGCCACAATTTTTCTATACTCCGGAAATGAAGCAGGTTTTTGCGACTTTAACGGCGACTGATCCACTAACGGAGCGCAACCTTGCAATGTTTGAATTGTTTTATACAACTGGCATGCGGGTAAGCGAAGTTAGTGAATTAAAAATCGGGCAGCTGGATTTGGACCTAAAAGTTATTCTGGTTCATGGTAAAGGCAATAAGGATCGTTATGTGGCCTTTGATGAGCAAACCAAAACAGCTTTGGTGCAGTATCTCACAGATGCACGGCCGCAGCTTCTTGGTCAGCAAGATGATACCCAGACAGTCTTTTTAAATAATCAGGGTCACCCAATTACGCCGCGGGGAATTGAATATGTCATGCAAAAAGTATTTAATAAGGCGGGGGTTAGCGGTAAGGTGCATCCCCACGAATTGCGGCACTCATTTGCGACGGCAATGCTTAATAATGGCGCCGACTTACGCAGTGTGCAAGAATTACTGGGGCATGCCAATTTATCGACAACTCAAATATATACCCATGTTACAATGAGCCACTTACAGGCTAATTACGAGCAGTTTTTTACTCGTAATAATCAGAAAGATGAGGCAAAATAA
- the dprA gene encoding DNA-processing protein DprA: protein MEKTNFLLRLKLQKGLGYVKMLQIASQLDDEQVNLQTLKEMTLPLGVKEASIAAFKSEKFGKVIKRIKKQCQVISFFDDNYPEQLRQIYQPPLILFARGNIALLQKRIVTIVGSRQATVYSQQVLAQLVPDLVKHDIVIASGLAKGVDVLAHQATLQNQGQTIAVVGNGLNHYYPMINHNTQEKIVQQGLILSEYLPDTPPRPFRFPERNRILAGIAESVVVTEAKEKSGSLITANLALQENRNVYAVPGPITSPLSAGPNKLIAVGANPITDFKLNERFDN, encoded by the coding sequence ATGGAAAAAACAAATTTTTTGTTACGCCTAAAGTTACAAAAGGGACTGGGTTACGTCAAAATGCTGCAGATTGCCAGTCAATTGGACGATGAGCAGGTAAATCTGCAAACGTTGAAAGAGATGACCTTGCCACTGGGAGTGAAAGAAGCCAGTATAGCTGCTTTTAAGTCAGAAAAATTTGGCAAAGTGATTAAACGAATTAAAAAGCAGTGTCAGGTAATCAGCTTCTTTGATGATAATTATCCTGAACAATTGCGGCAGATATATCAGCCGCCTCTAATTTTGTTTGCTCGCGGAAACATTGCCTTGCTCCAAAAAAGAATTGTGACTATTGTTGGCTCACGGCAGGCAACGGTCTATAGTCAGCAAGTTTTGGCGCAACTTGTGCCTGATTTGGTTAAGCATGACATTGTAATTGCTAGTGGCTTAGCTAAAGGCGTTGATGTTTTAGCACATCAGGCAACTTTGCAAAATCAGGGCCAGACAATTGCCGTTGTCGGTAACGGCTTGAATCATTATTACCCGATGATTAACCACAACACGCAAGAAAAAATTGTCCAGCAGGGGCTAATTTTGAGTGAATATTTACCTGACACACCGCCGCGGCCCTTTCGCTTTCCTGAGCGCAATCGCATTTTAGCTGGTATAGCCGAAAGTGTCGTAGTCACGGAGGCAAAGGAAAAGTCAGGTTCCCTGATTACGGCTAATTTGGCTTTGCAAGAAAATCGCAATGTTTATGCGGTGCCAGGTCCGATTACTAGTCCATTATCGGCAGGTCCCAACAAGCTGATTGCAGTTGGCGCTAACCCAATTACTGACTTTAAATTAAATGAAAGATTTGACAACTAG
- the plsY gene encoding glycerol-3-phosphate 1-O-acyltransferase PlsY, with translation MINLKLLLVFILAYLIGSFPTGVIVGKLFFHEDIRKYGSGNIGTTNSFRVFGPVAGSFVLVVDVLKGTLATCLPRIFHLPYPKYVLLICGGLAVLGHTFSIFLKFKGGKAVATSAGVFLGYNLQFFGVCAAIFLPLVFITSYVSLSSLIAITAIFIASFFFHDIFLTIIAGVMLIILFTRHRDNIKRLEHHSENIIPFGLLYWYKKRHHKL, from the coding sequence ATGATAAATTTGAAATTATTACTGGTATTTATTCTAGCATACTTAATAGGATCCTTCCCGACGGGGGTAATTGTCGGCAAATTATTCTTCCATGAGGACATCCGTAAATACGGGTCGGGAAATATCGGTACCACCAACTCATTTCGAGTGTTTGGACCGGTTGCGGGCAGCTTCGTACTAGTTGTCGATGTTCTCAAGGGAACACTTGCAACCTGTCTGCCACGCATCTTTCATTTACCGTACCCTAAGTATGTTTTACTAATTTGCGGTGGGTTAGCCGTTTTAGGCCATACCTTCTCGATCTTCCTTAAATTTAAGGGCGGAAAGGCAGTAGCCACCAGCGCCGGTGTCTTCTTAGGCTACAATCTCCAATTCTTTGGTGTTTGTGCGGCAATCTTTTTACCGCTTGTCTTTATCACATCGTACGTTAGCTTATCAAGCCTAATCGCAATTACAGCAATATTTATCGCGTCATTTTTCTTTCACGATATTTTCTTAACCATTATTGCGGGCGTGATGCTCATTATTCTTTTTACAAGACATCGCGATAACATTAAGCGCCTTGAGCACCACAGTGAGAATATCATCCCGTTCGGTTTGCTTTATTGGTATAAAAAGCGGCACCACAAATTATAA
- a CDS encoding aldose 1-epimerase family protein: MDYIIKNTILKVVISSKGAELQSVKSQHSGYEYLWQADPNVWGRHAPVLFPIVGRLKNDEYTYQGKTYHMTQHGFARDMEFSVEQQTAESITFLLKDTPETRKIYPFKFELRVNYNLLNNLLEENFSVTNKSAGEMIFGIGGHPGFNIPTTNSITKEDYYFSTKPSIARVQIPLKGSYLDWDNRSLASTNSLITLSDHLFKNDALIFQMKGHDNKVSLRTETSDFHVNVWLRDAPFVGVWSQYPQTADYVCIEPWWGIADLSDTNGKLEEKYGMNHLAQEDTFTAGFGMAFHDQN, from the coding sequence ATGGACTACATTATCAAAAATACAATTTTAAAAGTTGTTATTTCAAGTAAGGGTGCTGAACTGCAAAGCGTTAAGAGCCAGCATAGCGGCTATGAATACCTCTGGCAGGCAGATCCTAATGTCTGGGGACGCCATGCGCCGGTATTATTTCCAATCGTTGGCCGGCTTAAAAATGATGAGTATACCTACCAGGGTAAGACTTATCATATGACGCAGCATGGCTTTGCTCGTGACATGGAGTTTAGCGTTGAACAGCAGACGGCAGAGAGTATTACCTTTTTGCTTAAGGATACTCCCGAAACAAGAAAGATTTATCCGTTTAAGTTTGAATTGCGGGTCAATTACAATTTGTTAAATAACTTGCTTGAAGAGAACTTTAGCGTGACGAATAAGTCAGCTGGAGAAATGATTTTTGGTATTGGTGGCCATCCGGGATTTAATATTCCAACGACTAACTCAATTACTAAAGAAGATTACTACTTTAGTACCAAGCCTTCGATTGCAAGAGTGCAAATTCCGTTAAAGGGTTCCTATTTAGACTGGGATAATCGCTCGCTAGCCTCAACCAACAGTCTGATTACGTTAAGCGATCACTTATTTAAGAATGACGCGTTGATTTTTCAGATGAAGGGCCATGACAATAAGGTCTCACTTAGAACGGAGACGAGTGATTTTCATGTTAATGTCTGGCTGCGGGATGCACCATTTGTCGGTGTTTGGTCACAATATCCGCAAACAGCCGACTATGTTTGTATTGAACCCTGGTGGGGAATTGCGGATCTAAGTGATACGAATGGTAAGTTAGAAGAAAAGTACGGCATGAACCATCTGGCTCAAGAAGATACTTTTACAGCAGGTTTTGGCATGGCTTTTCATGATCAAAATTAA
- the parE gene encoding DNA topoisomerase IV subunit B yields the protein MVKTNKKTSSYDDSSIQILHGLEAVRKRPGMYIGSTDIHGLNQLVYEIVDNSVDEAMAGYGKEIDVTIHQDNSVTVRDFGRGMPTGMHKSGKPTIEVILTVLHAGGKFTEQNYKTSGGLHGVGSSVVNALSSYLKVRVVRDGKAYEEEFADGGHPVGTLKSLGKTKEKTGTTITFKPDETIFSTVKYKYETIQERIRESAFLLKGVRFVLTDEREPEHHDDFKYDDGIKSFVSYLNEGKDTLNDVFYFEGKQDGMEVEFSGQYSDSYSENLVSFVNNVRTADGGTHEVGARSGFTRAFNDYAKKQGLLGKKDKNIDGSDYREGLSAVLSVKIPEELLEFEGQTKGKLGTPQARSVVDTLVYEKMSYYLMENGELAQDLVKKAQRARDAREAAKKARNESRNGKKRRKKEVLSGKLTPAQSRNPKKNELFLVEGDSAGGSAKQGRDRKFQAILPLRGKVLNTQKAKLQDIFKNEEINTMIYTIGAGVGAEFKAEDSNYDKVIIMTDADDDGAHIQILLLTFFYRYMRPMIEQGKVYIALPPLYRLQKGRGKKAQVKYSWTDEELATDEKNMGRGYMLQRFKGLGEMNAEQLWQTTMNPESRILIRVKIDDAALAERRVTTLMGDKVAARRKWIEQNVKFRMGENASILEEENE from the coding sequence TTGGTTAAAACAAATAAAAAAACAAGTTCTTACGATGACTCGTCAATTCAGATTCTTCACGGTTTAGAAGCAGTCAGAAAACGGCCGGGGATGTATATCGGGTCAACTGACATCCATGGTCTAAATCAATTGGTTTACGAAATTGTCGATAACTCAGTTGATGAGGCAATGGCTGGCTATGGTAAAGAAATTGATGTGACAATTCATCAGGATAATAGCGTGACTGTGCGCGATTTTGGTCGAGGAATGCCAACAGGGATGCATAAGTCAGGAAAGCCGACGATTGAGGTTATCCTGACTGTTTTGCATGCCGGTGGTAAGTTTACTGAACAAAATTATAAGACATCAGGTGGTCTTCACGGTGTTGGTTCTTCTGTTGTTAATGCTTTATCCAGTTATCTAAAAGTTAGGGTTGTCCGTGACGGTAAAGCTTATGAAGAAGAGTTTGCTGACGGCGGTCATCCAGTAGGAACTTTGAAGTCACTGGGTAAGACTAAGGAAAAAACTGGAACAACAATTACGTTTAAGCCTGATGAAACTATTTTTTCAACGGTTAAGTATAAGTATGAAACGATTCAGGAACGTATTCGTGAGTCGGCATTCTTGTTAAAGGGTGTTCGGTTTGTTTTGACTGACGAACGTGAGCCGGAACATCATGATGATTTTAAGTACGATGACGGGATTAAGTCTTTTGTGTCTTATCTGAATGAAGGTAAAGACACTCTGAATGATGTTTTTTATTTTGAAGGCAAGCAAGACGGGATGGAAGTTGAGTTTAGTGGTCAATATAGTGACAGCTATTCAGAAAACCTAGTTTCGTTTGTTAATAATGTTCGCACCGCTGATGGTGGTACTCATGAAGTGGGTGCACGAAGTGGTTTTACGCGGGCGTTTAACGATTATGCCAAAAAGCAGGGTCTGCTGGGTAAAAAAGATAAAAATATTGATGGGTCTGACTATCGTGAAGGTCTTAGTGCCGTTCTTTCAGTAAAGATTCCGGAAGAATTGCTTGAGTTTGAAGGTCAAACTAAGGGTAAATTGGGCACACCGCAGGCACGTTCAGTGGTTGATACACTCGTTTACGAGAAGATGTCATATTACTTAATGGAAAATGGGGAGTTAGCCCAGGACTTGGTTAAGAAGGCGCAACGGGCGAGGGATGCTCGTGAAGCAGCCAAAAAGGCACGTAATGAAAGCCGTAATGGCAAAAAGCGCCGCAAGAAAGAAGTTTTGTCTGGGAAGTTAACGCCAGCGCAATCGCGTAATCCTAAAAAGAATGAATTATTCTTGGTTGAGGGTGATTCTGCCGGTGGTTCTGCTAAGCAAGGCCGAGACCGAAAGTTTCAAGCAATTTTGCCGCTGCGGGGTAAAGTTCTAAATACCCAAAAGGCTAAATTACAAGATATCTTCAAAAATGAAGAAATCAACACCATGATTTATACCATTGGTGCTGGAGTTGGTGCCGAATTTAAGGCAGAAGATTCTAATTATGACAAAGTAATTATCATGACGGATGCCGATGACGATGGTGCGCACATTCAAATTTTGCTGCTGACGTTTTTCTACCGGTACATGCGGCCAATGATTGAGCAAGGCAAGGTTTATATTGCCTTGCCGCCGCTTTATCGCCTGCAAAAGGGCCGCGGAAAAAAGGCACAAGTTAAGTATTCCTGGACCGATGAAGAATTAGCAACTGACGAAAAGAATATGGGTCGGGGCTATATGCTGCAAAGATTTAAGGGTCTGGGTGAAATGAATGCCGAACAGTTATGGCAGACAACCATGAATCCAGAATCCAGAATATTAATTCGGGTGAAGATAGATGATGCTGCCCTGGCTGAACGCCGCGTTACGACACTGATGGGTGACAAGGTTGCTGCTAGACGGAAATGGATTGAACAGAACGTTAAATTTAGAATGGGCGAGAACGCGTCAATCTTAGAAGAAGAAAATGAGTAA
- the hslV gene encoding HslU--HslV peptidase proteolytic subunit, which yields MTTICSVKFNGKTAIAGDGQVTLGEKVIAKATAKKIRRIYHDRVVIGFAGGVADAVSLQDMLEGKLEAFGGDLRRAAVEMAQSWRKDATLQKLDAMLIAFDEKDLLLISGNGEVLEPDENVVAIGSGGNFAQAAAIALTRHSSGMSAEEIAHEAVEIASGIDIFTDNQIITDEL from the coding sequence ATGACAACAATTTGTTCAGTAAAATTTAATGGTAAAACAGCAATTGCCGGTGACGGTCAAGTTACCTTGGGTGAAAAGGTAATCGCCAAGGCAACAGCTAAAAAGATTCGCCGGATCTATCATGACCGCGTTGTAATCGGCTTTGCCGGCGGTGTAGCTGATGCCGTTAGTCTGCAGGACATGTTGGAAGGCAAACTCGAAGCTTTTGGCGGTGATCTGCGCCGGGCAGCTGTTGAGATGGCACAATCATGGCGTAAGGATGCAACATTGCAAAAGTTAGATGCGATGCTCATTGCGTTTGATGAAAAAGACTTATTATTGATTTCTGGAAACGGTGAAGTGCTGGAACCAGATGAAAACGTTGTTGCCATCGGTTCTGGTGGTAACTTTGCGCAAGCTGCCGCAATTGCTTTAACGAGACATTCGTCGGGGATGTCAGCAGAAGAAATTGCCCATGAAGCCGTTGAAATTGCTTCGGGAATTGATATTTTTACTGATAATCAAATTATTACGGATGAACTCTAA
- the hslU gene encoding ATP-dependent protease ATPase subunit HslU: MEIKTPKQIVNLLNEYIIGQDEAKKSVAIALYNRYRRMQLPKKMQEDITPKNLLMAGPTGVGKTEIARRLAAIVDAPFVKVEATKFTEVGYVGRDVESMVRDLVNEAVRMEEKDQFDHVRAQAAKEVNKTLVRLLVPGIKHEKHQNQMQEMQNMMSMLMGSGQDDQHSKDADQEEVTDEIRNQRLTVAEQLSKGLLEDREVTIEVEQAPKVNPMGDMMGQMGIDMSSMLSDLVPKKKVKRTLPVKDAREVLIQEESHKLIDYDTLYQKAIERTTNNGIIFIDEIDKITSGNKKNSGEVSREGVQRDILPIVEGSTVQTKYGPVSTDHILFIAAGAFAETKPSDLIPELQGRFPIRVELNALSKDDFVKILKDPEDSLLEQYVALLKADGIKLIFTQEAVERIAQIAFDVNQGTDNIGARRLSTILEKLLEDVLYEGPDMEMGEITVTEAYVNGKLSDIITNKDLTKFIL; the protein is encoded by the coding sequence ATGGAAATAAAAACGCCAAAGCAAATTGTAAATTTGCTAAATGAATACATTATTGGGCAAGATGAAGCTAAAAAGTCGGTTGCGATTGCACTTTATAACCGTTACCGCCGCATGCAATTGCCAAAGAAAATGCAGGAGGATATTACTCCGAAGAACTTGCTGATGGCTGGTCCAACTGGTGTTGGTAAGACCGAAATTGCACGGCGGCTAGCCGCAATTGTCGATGCACCTTTTGTTAAGGTTGAAGCAACTAAGTTTACCGAAGTTGGTTATGTCGGCCGCGATGTTGAATCAATGGTGCGTGACTTAGTTAATGAAGCTGTGCGGATGGAAGAAAAAGATCAATTTGACCATGTGCGCGCTCAAGCAGCTAAAGAAGTTAATAAGACTTTGGTACGGTTATTAGTACCCGGCATTAAGCATGAAAAACATCAAAATCAGATGCAGGAAATGCAAAATATGATGTCAATGTTAATGGGCAGCGGACAAGACGATCAGCATTCTAAAGATGCCGACCAAGAAGAAGTAACTGATGAAATTCGCAACCAACGGTTAACGGTCGCTGAACAATTAAGCAAGGGGCTATTAGAAGACCGTGAAGTTACGATTGAGGTCGAACAGGCACCAAAAGTTAACCCAATGGGTGACATGATGGGACAAATGGGTATTGATATGAGTTCCATGCTAAGCGATTTGGTACCTAAGAAGAAGGTTAAGCGAACTTTACCGGTAAAAGATGCCCGTGAAGTCTTAATTCAAGAAGAATCACATAAGTTGATTGACTACGACACGCTTTACCAAAAGGCCATTGAGCGGACTACCAACAACGGGATTATCTTTATTGATGAAATTGATAAGATTACTTCCGGTAATAAGAAAAATTCTGGTGAAGTTTCCCGTGAAGGTGTCCAACGTGACATTCTGCCAATAGTTGAAGGTTCAACCGTGCAGACAAAGTATGGCCCAGTTTCAACCGACCATATTCTCTTTATTGCCGCAGGAGCATTCGCTGAAACTAAGCCAAGCGATTTAATTCCTGAATTGCAAGGACGGTTTCCAATTAGAGTGGAACTGAATGCTTTGTCTAAGGATGACTTCGTTAAAATTCTTAAGGATCCGGAAGACTCGCTCTTAGAGCAGTATGTAGCTTTATTAAAGGCTGACGGAATTAAATTAATCTTTACACAAGAAGCTGTTGAACGGATTGCCCAGATTGCCTTCGATGTTAACCAAGGTACAGATAATATTGGTGCTAGACGACTGTCGACAATCCTTGAAAAATTGCTTGAAGACGTTTTGTATGAAGGCCCAGACATGGAAATGGGTGAAATTACGGTAACTGAAGCATATGTTAATGGAAAACTTAGTGATATAATAACAAATAAAGATTTAACTAAGTTTATTCTTTAA